CCTGGAGGCCTTCGCGGCCGTGCTGCGGGAACGCTACCCGTCCATCCAACTGCCCTGCCTGATCGCGCCACCCTTCCGGGTCCTCACGCCCGAGGAGGACGCCGCGTACACGCAGCAGATCGTGGACTCCGGAGCGAGGATCGTGATGGTCGGCATCGGCTGTCCCAAGCAGGAGCGCTGGATGGCGGCCCATGCCGGGCGCATCCCGGCCGTGATGCTCGGAATCGGGGCGGCCTTCGACTTCCACTCTGGCCGCGTCCGGCAGGCGCCGGGAGCGCTGCAGCGTCTGGGTCTGGAGTGGCTGTTCCGACTGGCGATGGAGCCGCGGCGACTGTGGAAGCGCTACGCGCGGCACAATCCGCGGTTCGTGGGCCTGTTCCTGCGGCAATTGCTGGGGTCGCGGACGGCGTGAGTGTCCCCCGACGGGGGCAGGTGTGCCATCAACGATCCGTTTACGGCCCGTGCGGCATGCTACGTCCATGATCGGCGCCAACCCTCTCCGCACCGTTACACCCGCCAAAAGGATGACCCATGATTGACTCTGTCCAGCGCAGCCGCGCCCTCGACGTCGATACCCTGCCCGTGATGAGCACCCTGACCCGCTCGGCCCTGCCCATCGTCGGGGCCGCCGTCCTGGCCGGCGCGCTGGGCTACTTCGTCACCGCCGGACAGCCGAAGGTCTACGAGGCAGGCAGTGCGATCTTCGCCACGAACAGCAGCAACAGCCAGCTCGGCAACACCATGTACACCGCGCCCACCCTGCCGCGCGGAGCGCTGCGCGAGGCGCTGGTGTCGCCGGCCGTGATCCTGGACGTGGTGAGCCGCGTGCAGGGGTCGGGGCTGCCGCAGGGACAGGTCAGCAGCATGGTGAGCAGCCTCAAGAGCGAGCTGACCAATGGCAATGTCAAGTCTCTCAAGCTCGCGGTGGTGGACGAGTCCAGCAACGGCGGCGTCTACAGCGTGAACGGCCGCGCGTCCACCCCGGCCGCCGCCCGCGTGCTGACGAACGCCGCCGTGGACGCGCTGCTCGCGTGGGACGCCAAGCGCGCCCAGACGCGGATGGTCAAGGCCCGCGCGAGCCTGCAGAGCCAGTTGACTGCCCTGAACACCGAGACGCCCGACAACAACATCAACGCCTCGGCGTACCAGGCCACGCGCCAGCAGCTGCTCCAGGACCTCGCCCTGGTCGGCGCGGCCGCCAGCAGCGCCACCGGAACGCTGGACGTCGTGTCGCCGGCGATCGATCCGTCCGGCGCAGCCGCGCCCCGCCCGCTGCGCAGCGCGCTGCTGTCGGCGCTGTTGGCCCTGCTGACCGCCACGGCGCTGGCCCTGCTGCTGGCCAGCCTGCGCCCTGCTCCCAGCCTGGACACCCGGCCCGAGCGCTACACCGGCCGCTGAGCTTATCAGCATGACGGCCCCCCAGGACGCCACCCCTGCCCACGTGCGGCCCGGCGCGACGGGGGGCCGTTCTCCGCTTATCTCCGTGATCGTGCCTGCCTACAACGCGGCCGCCTACCTGCCGGACGCCCTGCGTAGTGTCCTGCGACAGACGCACCAGGACGTGGAAGTGATCGTGGTGAACGACGGCTCGACCGACGACACGGCCGAGCTCCTCGGCGCGTGGCAGCGCCGTGACATGCGGGTCCGGGCCGTCCACCAGCCGAACCGGGGACTGCCCGCCGCGCGCAACGCGGGCCTGAATGTGGCGCGTGGCGAGTACGTGGCGTTTCTGGACGCCGACGACGTGATTCACCCCGAGAAACTGGAGCGGCAGCTGGCCTACCTGACGGCGCACCCGGCCGCCGACCTGGTGTATTCGGATTACGTCACCGCCGACGCGGATCTGCACCTCCTGACCGAGGAGGTCATCGGCGTGAAGCGCCTGCCGCTGCGCGAGGCGTACGCGTTCACCAACGTCTTCCCGGTCATGTCCCCCCTGCTGCGGCGCACCCTGGTCGAGCGGGTCGGAGGCTTCGACGAGAGTCTGCGGGCGTGCGAGGACTGGGACTACTGGGTGAGGTGTGAACGTGCCGGCACGTTCGGTTACCTGCCCGGTCACTACTCGACCTACCGCATGCACGGCACGCAGATGCACCGTGACCTGAACTTCATGCTGAAGTACGCCCGCCTGGCCGCACGTAAGAACTACCCGACGGAACCCGGCAAGGTGCGCACCATGGTCGGCTCGGTACTGTGGTGGCAGTTCGGGTTGCAGATGCAGACGCACGACGTGAGCAAGATGCAGGTGCTGCTGCGCCCGCGCATCCTCGTCACCGCGCTGCGGATGGTGTGGGAGGTGCGCAGCCTGCGGGTGGCGTGGAAGGTGCGTCGCCTGTTCCGTCGCGGCGTGTGACTGCACTTACCCCTACGCGCGCCTCGCGGCCCCAGCTCCCGGCGCTGACCGGCGTCCGGTTCCTGGCCGCGCTTCTGGTCGTGCTGCTGCACGCCCACAGCGCCCTGCGTCTCGACGTTCCGCCCCTGCTGCGGCCTGTGGTGGAGTCCGGGCAACTGTCCGTGACGCTCTTTTTCATCCTGAGCGGCTTCATCCTGGTCTACACCTACGCCCGTACCGACCGGCTGGACACCATGACCGTGTCGGGGCCGACGTTCTGGCAGGCCCGCTTCGCGCGTATCTACCCGGTGTACGCGCTGGGCCTGCTGCTGGACGCCCCATTCTTTCTGGGCGCGTGGCTCGGCGGGGGACTGCACCTCAGCGGGCCGGTGACCCTGGCACTGGCGCCCACCCTGTTGCAGGCCTGGGTTCCGCCGAGCGCGTGCGTGTGGAACTGCCCCGGCTGGAGCATCTCCGCCGAGGCGTTCTTCTACCTCCTGTTCCCGGCGCTGCTGCCGCTCGCGCTCGCCGTGGCCCGGCGCGGCGTGTGGGCCGGTTTCGCGCCGGTGTGGCTGCTGTCGCTGCTGCCGGTCGTAGCCGTCCTGGTGCTGACGCCCGAGCTGCCACGTGAAGTGACGGCGCTGGACGTCCTGTACTACGCACCACTGTTCCGGGTGCCGGAATTCCTGCTGGGCATGGCGCTGGCCCAGCGGTTCTTGAATGCCCCACCCGGTCCACGCCAGGCGCAGGTGGCCCGCTGGTTCGGCCTCGTGGTGATCGCGGTGCTCGTGGTGGCTGGGCCGAGTGTCCTGAACAACAACCTTCGCAACTTGCTGGCCATTCCGGCGTTCGGAGCGCTGGTGTGGGGCCTCGCGCCCGGGCATGGGCGGCTGGCGGCCGCGCTGGGCCGACCCCTGCCGGTGTACCTGGGCGAGATCAGCTACGGCATCTACATCCTGCACGCGCCGCTGCTGAACCTGCTGGTCGAGCGGGGTGCCCGGACGTGGACCCAGGGCCATCCCGCGCTGCTGATCCTGGCTGGGGTGCTGGGTGCGCTGATCGTGATCGCGGGCGTAACCTACCGCTTCCTCGAACGGCCCGCCCAGGCCGCCCTGCGCCGCCGGACGCGGCGCCCGGTGCCCGCCACCTGAGTCGGAGCGGCGCCGGTGGTCCCTGGACGTCGCAGGCGGTCCCCTGTCCGGCCTTCAGGAGCCGGCGTCGCGGCGTGACCATTCGGCGTCCAGGTACACCAGACCGTTCTGGCGGGTCAGACGACGGGACGTGAGGCGACCGCCGTCGAGCACGTCGAAGCCCAGGGCGTCCGGCACGAGGTCGTAGGTCTGGTCGCCGTAATCGCTGCCCGCCCACAGGCCCAGCGAGTACGTGCCGGGGTAGAACCGCAGGTCTCTCAGGGCGACGCGGACCGTGTGGTGCGCCACGCCGCCCGGCAGCGCGAAGCCCGCATCCACGTCCGTGAGGTTCGCCAGGGGCGTGCCGTCCGAGTCCCGCACGAGCACGGAGAGCTGCACTGGATTTCCGAAGTCGGCGCGCGTGACGTCCACGCTGAGTTCCACCGTCAGGTCGTCGCCGACCGACAGGGCCGAGGTGTCCTGCCCGGAGGCGTCCAGCAGCCGGGCCGACGTGAAGCGGGCGCCGCCACTGCCGGAGCGGCCGGGATGGTCGCGCAGCGTGGCCGACGCCGGGGCGCGGGCGCTGCGGCTCAGGTAGGTCGCCACAACCTGCGTCACCGGGCCGGCGTCCGCGACGCGCCCTCCCTCGAGCAGCAGGCCGGTGGTGCACAGCTGCGTGACCGCCGCGAGGTTGTGGCTGACGAAGATCACGGTGCGGCCCTCCCGGCCGACCTCCTGCATCTTGCCCAGGCACTTCTTCTGGAAGTCCTGGTCGCCCACGGCCAGCACCTCGTCCACCACCAGGATCTCCGGTTCCAGGTGTGCGGCCACCGAGAACGCCAGGCGCACGTACATGCCGCTGGAGTAGCGCTTCACGGGCGTGTCGAGGAAGCGCTCGACTTCCGAGAAGGCCACGATCTCGTCGAAGCGGGCCCGGATCTCGTGACGGCGCATGCCGAGCAGCGCGCCGTTCAGGTAGATGTTCTCGCGGCCCGTGAGCTCGGGGTGGAAGCCGGTGCCGACCTCCAGCAGGCTGGCCAGGCGGCCGCGCATCCGCACGCGACCCGCGCTGGGTTCCACGATCCGTGACAGCACCTTCAGCAGCGTGGACTTTCCCGCGCCGTTGCGGCCCAGGATGCCCAGCCGGTCGCCCTGCTGCACGTCGAAGGCCACGTCGCGCAGCGCCCAGAACTCCTCGCTGGGCTGCGGCCGGGCGTGCCGGGCGGCCGAGCGCAGGGCGTCGCGCAGGGTGTCGGGCCGGGCCTCGCGGGCGCCGCCCAGTACGTAGCGTTTCGAGAGGCCGCGCACCTCCAGCGCGACTGTCACGGCTGGCCCACGCGCTCAGATGACATCGGCGAACTCCCGTTCGGAGCGGCGGAACGTCCACACGCCCCACAGCACGCACGCGGCGCTGACGCCCCACGCCAGCCACTGCGCGGGCGCGTACAGCGGGGCCGCCGAATACAGCACCGCCCAGCGGAAAGCGTCGATCACGCCGACCAGCGGGTTGACCGAGTACGCCAGGCGCCACGCCTCCGGCACCACGCTGCTGCTGTAGCCCACCGGCGACAGGTACAGGCTGAACTGCGTGAGCAGCGGCACCAGATGCCGCACATCGCGGTACTTGACGTTCAGGGCGCCCAGCCCGAGGCCCAGCCCGAGCGCGGTTAGCAGGGCCGGCAGCAGCAGCACCGGCAGCAGCAGCAGGCGCCACGAGAACTCGGCGTGCAGCGCAAGCATCAGGCCCAGCAGCACCAGCAGCGAGATCAGGAAGTCCACCACGCTGACCGCCACCGCACTGAGCGGCACCAGCACGCGCGGGAAGTACACCTTCGTGATGATCGAAGCGCTCGCCACCAGTGACCCGCTGGCGTCCGTGAACGCCCCGGAGAAGAACGTCCACGGCAACATCGCGGCGTAGACCAGCACCGCGTACGGGGCGCCGCCCTCGCTGGGCAGCCGCGCCAGCCGGCTGAACACGAACGTGAACACCAGCATGGTGATCAGAGGCCGCAATACGCTCCACGCCACGCCCACGGCCGTCTGCTTGTAGCGCACCAGCAGGTCACGCCCGGCGAGGAACAGCACGAGTTCGCGGGCCCGCCACGCCTCCGCCCAGTACGACCGGGCCGGCTGACGGGCCTCGATCACCAGATCGAAGTCGTCGCTGTCGCCGGGTCGGCGGGCATGACCGGGTACGGGCTCAGCGCGCATCCGGGTCCCTGTTCAGGGTCATGAAGCGCGGCCCGACCACAGGCGGCGGAGTGCGCGGCTGCGCCGCATCAGCCGAGTGGCACGCAGCGGGTCCAGGCCGGCCGCGACGACCAGGGCGGCCGCGGCGGCCAGGTAGCGGCGGTTGAAGACATTCACCTTGGCCATGTTGTAGTACCCCATCTGCCTCAGCGCACCCAGGCGCCTAGCGTGGTCGAGCGGAGTGCGGCGGAGGTCGGTCATGTACTCATCGTGCGACCATTCTGGCAGCCCCTGGGCGCGGCGCTGTGCGTTGACGTACGCGCGTTCGGCGTGCAGCAACATGGGCACGTACGAACTGTGTGACAGGTTCTGGCCGTGCATGCGGTACTCCGTGAGCCGCTGCGGCACGTTCACGACGGCGCCCAGCGCCCGCAGCCGCAGCCACAGGTCAAGGTCCTCGGTCGGGCTGTACTCCGGGCGGTAGCCGCCGGCCCGGGCGAACAGGTCTCGCCGGAACACCACGGAGGAATTGATCATCTTCAGCTCGGGGCTGGCGTCCAGCCGCTCTGCATCCGGCCAGGGCGACGCGGGCGGGTCAATGGGTCCGACTGGCCGGCCCGCCGCGTTGATGAAGTGGCCGCCCGTGCCGACAGCGGCCAGTGGGCCACGCTGCGGTTCGTCCCAGCGGCGCAGGACGGCGGCCTGGACTTCCAACTTGTGCGGGTGCCAGACGTCGTCCCCGTCGCACACGGCGATCCACGGCGCCGACGAATGGGCGATCGCCGTATTGCGGGTGGCCGCGATACCCCGGTTGGTTGTGCGGATCAGGTGGAAGCGTGCGTCGGCCCGTGCGTAGTGCAGCGCCATCTGAGCAGTGCCGTCGGTCGAGCCGTCGTCGACCATGACGACCTCGAAGTCCTGAAAGGACTGGGCCCGGATCGCCCGCAGCGTGTCCTCGAGGTACCGCTCAGCGTTGTACAGCGGCACGATCACTGCAAACAGGGGCCGGCAGGGGTCATGGTCGGTGCCCGTGGACCCGGTGTACTGAAGTGGCGTGCTGTGAGCGCTAGACATGAACACTCCTTGAGTCCGGACCCGGCACCGATTCCCCGAGCCTGTCGAGATGGAGTGTATGCAGGGGGGCGTTAAGAGATGCGTCCGTTTGCGTCCTCCCCCGGCGGGGGCGGTGGGTGGTGGCGTGCGAGTGCTGGCGGCCCGTCAGGGGGAGGCCGGCGCCGTGACCTGCCACGCCCGCACCTGCTGGACGCTGCCGCCTGCCAGCACGTTCCGCGGCCCGAAACTCAGGGCGGTCACTCCGTCTGCCAGGCGACCCACCTCGCCCAGGGCGCCGCCCGTGCGGGCGTTCCACAGCAGGATCCGCCGGTCGTCCGCGCCCGAGGCGAGCAGTGAACTGTCCCGCGAGAAGGTCAGGCTCCGCACCGGCCCCGCGTGGCCGTTCAGCGCGGCCCGCCGGGTGCCGTCCGCCGGGTTCCACAGCAGCACGCTGGCGTCCCAGCCCGCGCTGGCGAGGGTCTTGCCGTCCGGCGCGAAAGCCACCGCGCTCACGAAGTCGCTGTGCCCGTTCAGCACCCGCTCCGGCGTCAGGGTGTCCACGCGCCACAGCCGCACCGTCCGGTCCCGGCTGCCGCTGGCCAGCCGCGCGCCGCTCGGGTCGAAGGCCACCGCGGTCACGACGTCCGTGTGGCCGTTCAGGGTGCCGCGCAGGGTGCCGGCCGTGACATTCCAGAGCTTCACCGTGTCGCCGGAACCGGCCACGGCCCCGCCGCCTCCGGTCGCCACCGTGTGGCTGTCCGGACTGAAGGCCACAGAGGTCAGGAAGAAGGAGCTGGCCGCCTGTTCCCACTGGAGGCGCCGGGACGCCACGTTCCAGACCCGCAGGCGGCCGTCCGTTCCCGCCGTGGCCAGCCAGTGGCCGTCCGGGGACACCGCCAGGGCGCTGACTCCCGCCGCCTGGGGAAGCTGCCCCGCGGACCGCCCGCTGCGCGACCACAGGTCGATGTGTCCGGCGCTGTCTCCGGCGAACAGCACGTCGCCGCGCGGGCTGTAGGCCAGCGCCTGGACGGTGCCCCCCGTCACGGTCATCTGTGTGAGGGCGCGCGCGGGCGTCTGGGCGACGGCCGTCCCAAGCAGAAGGAGGAGCGTAGAGGCAGAGCGGAGGGTGTTCGTATGGGCCATGGCGTCACCTGGGAGGAATGCGGAACCGATGCCGCAGTCTGGCGGCCGAGCATGATGGCGGCCTGACCTGGGGGTGTGACGGGTGATCCGGCCCGCCACCACTCATCAAGAATGCGCCGCCCGATCTCCGCGGGCGGCGCACGTGACGGTCTTAGACCTTACTGCGTCTTTGGCCGGGCCAGTTTGATCAGGCCATTGCCCGTGGACTCGTCGAGCAGCGCGACGTACAGGTTGCCGTTGGTGCGGTTTTCCGTGATGTCCAGCGGCGAGAGCGACGTGCCGTTCCCAGCGAAGGTCAGGCCGGCCACGCCCGTCTGAACGCCCGAATCCGGGATGTTCCCGCTGCTGTCAGGCGTCAGCACGATCACGTCTTTGCCCACGCTGTAGCGCACGACCAGCAGCTTGTCGTTCACGGACTGGTTACCGGTGGTGTATTGCTCGATGGCGCCGTCGGCGGAGGCGTGCAGGCCGAAGTTGTACGCGAAG
This sequence is a window from Deinococcus metalli. Protein-coding genes within it:
- a CDS encoding WecB/TagA/CpsF family glycosyltransferase is translated as MSTASGLPHREILGMRVDATSYADATNRIAAWAAQGESRYVCCSNVHMVMETYDSDEFRAVVNNASLVTADGVPLVWALRALRVPDVSRVYGPTLTMHVCERAARDGLPIALYGGTPESLEAFAAVLRERYPSIQLPCLIAPPFRVLTPEEDAAYTQQIVDSGARIVMVGIGCPKQERWMAAHAGRIPAVMLGIGAAFDFHSGRVRQAPGALQRLGLEWLFRLAMEPRRLWKRYARHNPRFVGLFLRQLLGSRTA
- a CDS encoding glycosyltransferase family 2 protein, with the translated sequence MIVPAYNAAAYLPDALRSVLRQTHQDVEVIVVNDGSTDDTAELLGAWQRRDMRVRAVHQPNRGLPAARNAGLNVARGEYVAFLDADDVIHPEKLERQLAYLTAHPAADLVYSDYVTADADLHLLTEEVIGVKRLPLREAYAFTNVFPVMSPLLRRTLVERVGGFDESLRACEDWDYWVRCERAGTFGYLPGHYSTYRMHGTQMHRDLNFMLKYARLAARKNYPTEPGKVRTMVGSVLWWQFGLQMQTHDVSKMQVLLRPRILVTALRMVWEVRSLRVAWKVRRLFRRGV
- a CDS encoding acyltransferase family protein, coding for MTALTPTRASRPQLPALTGVRFLAALLVVLLHAHSALRLDVPPLLRPVVESGQLSVTLFFILSGFILVYTYARTDRLDTMTVSGPTFWQARFARIYPVYALGLLLDAPFFLGAWLGGGLHLSGPVTLALAPTLLQAWVPPSACVWNCPGWSISAEAFFYLLFPALLPLALAVARRGVWAGFAPVWLLSLLPVVAVLVLTPELPREVTALDVLYYAPLFRVPEFLLGMALAQRFLNAPPGPRQAQVARWFGLVVIAVLVVAGPSVLNNNLRNLLAIPAFGALVWGLAPGHGRLAAALGRPLPVYLGEISYGIYILHAPLLNLLVERGARTWTQGHPALLILAGVLGALIVIAGVTYRFLERPAQAALRRRTRRPVPAT
- a CDS encoding ABC transporter ATP-binding protein, with the protein product MTVALEVRGLSKRYVLGGAREARPDTLRDALRSAARHARPQPSEEFWALRDVAFDVQQGDRLGILGRNGAGKSTLLKVLSRIVEPSAGRVRMRGRLASLLEVGTGFHPELTGRENIYLNGALLGMRRHEIRARFDEIVAFSEVERFLDTPVKRYSSGMYVRLAFSVAAHLEPEILVVDEVLAVGDQDFQKKCLGKMQEVGREGRTVIFVSHNLAAVTQLCTTGLLLEGGRVADAGPVTQVVATYLSRSARAPASATLRDHPGRSGSGGARFTSARLLDASGQDTSALSVGDDLTVELSVDVTRADFGNPVQLSVLVRDSDGTPLANLTDVDAGFALPGGVAHHTVRVALRDLRFYPGTYSLGLWAGSDYGDQTYDLVPDALGFDVLDGGRLTSRRLTRQNGLVYLDAEWSRRDAGS
- a CDS encoding ABC transporter permease gives rise to the protein MRAEPVPGHARRPGDSDDFDLVIEARQPARSYWAEAWRARELVLFLAGRDLLVRYKQTAVGVAWSVLRPLITMLVFTFVFSRLARLPSEGGAPYAVLVYAAMLPWTFFSGAFTDASGSLVASASIITKVYFPRVLVPLSAVAVSVVDFLISLLVLLGLMLALHAEFSWRLLLLPVLLLPALLTALGLGLGLGALNVKYRDVRHLVPLLTQFSLYLSPVGYSSSVVPEAWRLAYSVNPLVGVIDAFRWAVLYSAAPLYAPAQWLAWGVSAACVLWGVWTFRRSEREFADVI
- a CDS encoding glycosyltransferase family 2 protein, yielding MSSAHSTPLQYTGSTGTDHDPCRPLFAVIVPLYNAERYLEDTLRAIRAQSFQDFEVVMVDDGSTDGTAQMALHYARADARFHLIRTTNRGIAATRNTAIAHSSAPWIAVCDGDDVWHPHKLEVQAAVLRRWDEPQRGPLAAVGTGGHFINAAGRPVGPIDPPASPWPDAERLDASPELKMINSSVVFRRDLFARAGGYRPEYSPTEDLDLWLRLRALGAVVNVPQRLTEYRMHGQNLSHSSYVPMLLHAERAYVNAQRRAQGLPEWSHDEYMTDLRRTPLDHARRLGALRQMGYYNMAKVNVFNRRYLAAAAALVVAAGLDPLRATRLMRRSRALRRLWSGRAS
- a CDS encoding WD40 repeat domain-containing protein, whose translation is MAHTNTLRSASTLLLLLGTAVAQTPARALTQMTVTGGTVQALAYSPRGDVLFAGDSAGHIDLWSRSGRSAGQLPQAAGVSALAVSPDGHWLATAGTDGRLRVWNVASRRLQWEQAASSFFLTSVAFSPDSHTVATGGGGAVAGSGDTVKLWNVTAGTLRGTLNGHTDVVTAVAFDPSGARLASGSRDRTVRLWRVDTLTPERVLNGHSDFVSAVAFAPDGKTLASAGWDASVLLWNPADGTRRAALNGHAGPVRSLTFSRDSSLLASGADDRRILLWNARTGGALGEVGRLADGVTALSFGPRNVLAGGSVQQVRAWQVTAPASP